Proteins found in one Misgurnus anguillicaudatus chromosome 3, ASM2758022v2, whole genome shotgun sequence genomic segment:
- the LOC141354888 gene encoding sialoadhesin-like, with protein sequence MAPPPLPLIVLLIVHRVYSADDEWSVNYSSSSICAVKGSTVIINCTYKYPTEHQITKMFWTRRLIGEGIEPSDLSKDSEYSERIQYLGDKHHVCTMRLTDVRQTDSHEYYFRFITYNLDGKWIGKPGVTLNITLITDLQLESSGERVIEGHSVTLTCKSRCSLTDRSTFIWFKNTQSLSERTDRNNQLILQSVRREDTGNYSCAVQGNNLTSPHRFLNIMCKIFFK encoded by the exons ATggctcctcctcctcttcctctgaTAGTTCTGCTCATAGTTCATA GAGTTTATAGTGCTGATGATGAGTGGAGTGTGAATTACAGCTCTTCATCCATCTGTGCAGTAAAGGGTTCAACAGTGataataaactgcacttataAATACCCTACAGAACATCAGATCACGAAAATGTTCTGGACCAGAAGACTAATTGGAGAAGGTATAGAGCCTTCAGATCTGTCTAAGGACTCTGAATACAGTGAGAGGATTCAGTATCTGGGAGATAAACATCACGTCTGCACCATGAGACTGACTGATGTGAGACAGACAGATTCACACGAATACTATTTCAGATTCATCACTTATAATCTTGATGGGAAATGGATTGGAAAACCTGGAGTGACTCTGAATATCACACTAATAACAG ATCTTCAGTTGGAGTCTTCAGGTGAGAGAGTGATAGAGGGACATTCAGTGACTCTTACATGTAAAAGCAGATGCAGTCTGACTGacagatcaacattcatctggtttaaaaacacacagtcATTAAGTGAGAGAACAGACAGAAACAATCAACTCATCCTGCAGTCAGTAAGAAGAGAGGATACAGGCAACTATAGCTGTGCTGTACAGGGAAACAATCTCACATCACCTCATCGATTTCTCAACATTATGTgtaagatattttttaaataa
- the LOC141354901 gene encoding adhesion G protein-coupled receptor E3-like produces MGCWIKVERGFIWSFLGPVYFILAINTILFISIIISLNLTLKNLNLDVSHRRQTKITVFKTLAQFMIFGCPWILGIFINNSKMMEILFLILNSQQGNFIFLVYCVLNNEVRQQYLKWMRAVFPRLEPNTL; encoded by the exons ATGGG ATGCTGGATTAAAGTGGAGAGAGGCTTCATCTGGAGTTTTCTGGGACCAGTTTACTTCATTCTTGCA ATAAACACGATTCTCTTCATCAGTATCATCATCAGTCTGAACTTAACTCTCAAAAACCTCAACCTTGATGTTTCACACAGGAGACAAACCAA gaTTACGGTTTTTAAAACTCTGGCCCAGTTTATGATTTTTGGTTGTCCCTGGATTCTGGGTATCTTCATTAATAACAGTAAGATGATGGAGATTCTCTTCCTGATCCTGAACTCACAGCAAGGAAACTTCATCTTCCTGGTCTACTGTGTTCTCAATAATGAG GTCAGACAACAGTATTTGAAGTGGATGAGAGCTGTTTTTCCCAGACTCGAACCAAATACCTTATAA